A single Micromonospora luteifusca DNA region contains:
- a CDS encoding ferredoxin reductase family protein: MTRSHTHAAGRRTGTSSQHGGRSAVPPQIPARRGPGGRRLLAVLLLVGLFASVLPWWLGTPAGSLRSTAATVTAAGRISGLIAGYLLLVQVLMMSRLPVLERWIGGEQMARWHRDVGATLLVAVLAHLSLILVGYADLRNQSVLAEVGTLLGDYEDMVSAFVATGIMMLVGFSSIRAIRRALPYELWHVLHLSSYLILLLGFGHQFTHGAQLYKPGPVRTGWIALYLLVVAALLWGRVIAPLAFNLRHRLRVADVVAESPDTISIYLTGERLGRLAMLGGQYFRWRFFARGCWWQSHPFSVSAAGNGRWLRLTVKVVGAHTADLRDLEPGTRVWAEGPSGTFTAAHRVRERALLIAGGSGITPIRAMLEELPPGAALIYRARTPADVLLSRELDWLAQERDTAIWYVIGSRDDPGPRQLMSPDGLRQLVPDVARRDVYLCGPPGLVEQSVRALRRAGVPRRQIHLATFEL; encoded by the coding sequence GTGACGCGTTCGCACACCCACGCCGCCGGCCGTCGTACCGGGACCTCGTCCCAGCACGGCGGCCGGTCGGCGGTCCCCCCGCAGATCCCGGCCCGGCGCGGACCCGGCGGCCGGCGGCTGCTGGCCGTGCTGCTCCTGGTCGGTCTGTTCGCCAGCGTGCTGCCGTGGTGGCTGGGCACCCCCGCCGGTTCGTTGCGGAGCACCGCGGCCACCGTCACCGCGGCCGGCCGGATCAGTGGCCTGATCGCCGGCTACCTGTTGCTGGTGCAGGTGCTGATGATGAGCCGGCTGCCGGTGCTGGAGCGGTGGATCGGCGGCGAGCAGATGGCCCGCTGGCATCGCGACGTCGGTGCCACCCTGCTGGTCGCCGTGCTGGCGCACCTGTCGCTGATCCTCGTCGGCTACGCGGACCTGCGGAACCAGTCGGTTCTCGCCGAGGTCGGCACGCTGCTCGGTGACTACGAGGACATGGTTTCGGCGTTCGTCGCCACCGGCATCATGATGCTGGTCGGGTTCAGCAGCATCCGGGCGATCCGGCGGGCGCTGCCCTACGAGCTGTGGCACGTGCTGCACCTGTCCAGCTACCTGATCCTGCTGCTCGGCTTCGGCCACCAGTTCACCCACGGTGCGCAGCTGTACAAGCCGGGACCGGTCCGCACCGGCTGGATCGCGCTCTATCTGCTGGTGGTGGCCGCCCTGCTCTGGGGTCGGGTGATCGCGCCGCTGGCGTTCAACCTGCGCCACCGGTTGCGGGTCGCCGACGTTGTCGCCGAGAGCCCCGACACCATCTCGATCTACCTCACCGGTGAGCGGCTGGGTCGGTTGGCGATGCTCGGCGGCCAGTACTTCCGCTGGCGCTTCTTCGCCCGGGGCTGCTGGTGGCAGTCACACCCGTTCTCCGTCTCCGCCGCCGGGAACGGTCGCTGGTTGCGGCTCACCGTCAAGGTCGTCGGCGCGCACACCGCGGACCTGCGCGACCTGGAACCGGGCACCCGGGTCTGGGCGGAGGGCCCGTCGGGCACCTTCACGGCCGCGCACCGGGTCCGTGAGCGGGCCCTGCTGATCGCCGGTGGCAGCGGCATCACGCCGATCCGGGCCATGCTGGAGGAGTTGCCGCCGGGCGCGGCCCTGATCTACCGGGCCCGTACCCCGGCCGACGTGCTGCTCAGCCGTGAGCTGGACTGGTTGGCTCAGGAGCGGGACACCGCGATCTGGTACGTCATCGGATCCCGCGACGACCCCGGCCCCCGTCAGCTGATGAGCCCGGACGGGTTGCGTCAACTCGTGCCCGACGTGGCCCGGCGTGACGTCTACCTGTGCGGGCCACCCGGTCTGGTGGAACAGTCGGTCCGCGCGCTGCGCCGGGCCGGCGTGCCCCGACGGCAGATCCACCTGGCCACGTTCGAGTTGTAG
- a CDS encoding FMN-binding protein, whose protein sequence is MRRALLAITGLAASTTALVVFKGSPGATQVAQNLPSAQPVNPTPQDVDPSADPPVDPAAGAPTPSVAPSATSSPKPSKSTVRPPGTRTTTKAPTAPRTTTKAPQPTNRRITGPGVDNEYGYVQVQIVVSGNRIVDAVALSLPSGGESDIHSDDVSGRYDGTGGEVVRKQSANVNTVSGATETSDSYKQSLRGAIEQAF, encoded by the coding sequence ATGCGTCGCGCGTTGCTCGCGATCACCGGCCTGGCCGCCAGCACCACCGCGCTCGTGGTGTTCAAGGGTTCGCCGGGGGCCACCCAGGTCGCCCAGAACCTGCCGAGCGCCCAGCCGGTCAACCCCACCCCGCAGGATGTCGACCCGAGCGCCGACCCGCCGGTCGACCCGGCGGCCGGGGCGCCCACGCCGTCGGTGGCTCCCAGCGCGACGTCGTCGCCCAAACCCAGCAAGAGCACCGTCCGGCCGCCCGGCACCCGCACCACTACGAAGGCTCCCACCGCGCCGCGCACCACCACGAAGGCGCCGCAGCCGACCAACCGCCGGATCACCGGGCCGGGCGTCGACAACGAGTACGGGTACGTGCAGGTGCAGATCGTCGTCTCCGGTAACCGGATCGTCGACGCCGTCGCGCTCTCACTGCCCAGCGGGGGTGAATCCGACATCCACAGCGACGACGTCAGCGGCAGGTACGACGGCACCGGCGGCGAGGTGGTGCGGAAGCAGAGCGCCAACGTCAACACCGTCTCCGGTGCCACCGAGACCAGCGACTCCTACAAGCAGTCGCTGCGAGGCGCGATCGAGCAGGCGTTCTGA
- a CDS encoding DUF1501 domain-containing protein — MEKTVYNSFPLHPECPDVRRLADNPAEALLRAEADIVAAENAAEFDRYRTLENLEEAQQDGRGVTRRTFVVGAAATATALATAQFVTTSASFAATKTGTLIHVFLYGGLDGLSLIAPDNDPVLAKARPDLLLGNDSLALDRGFKLTSAFKPLEKWLTAGQLGFIPAASDERLSRSHFQAADACNLGGLPNETGGRGWLDGLVDNLGKGTAFRSVGIGSTLPRSLVGNNGALSLNNVGSLRLNGDERFRAATEKAIKGLFTGINHPVEEAVQEGMGALATAQQLAAKPYEPVEGVKYEGVGNAFKQLAQLIKGGANVRVATVGMGGYDTHENQGTSAGGQLHRRLNELANAMAAFFTDLGPQAADVTIMVSSEFGRRVGSNSGGSDHGHGGVVTLLSGKKLAGSVLGNWNGLDKLDSGDVPEYNNMFNIYGAVAQGRFGLTNAEVEKVFPRQKYAPMKLYA; from the coding sequence ATGGAGAAGACTGTGTACAACTCTTTCCCCCTGCACCCCGAATGCCCCGACGTGCGGCGGCTCGCCGACAACCCGGCCGAGGCGTTGCTGCGTGCCGAGGCGGACATCGTCGCCGCCGAGAACGCCGCCGAGTTCGACCGCTACCGCACGCTGGAGAACCTGGAGGAGGCCCAGCAGGACGGTCGTGGCGTCACCCGGCGGACGTTTGTCGTCGGTGCCGCGGCCACCGCGACCGCCCTGGCCACCGCGCAGTTCGTCACCACGTCGGCGTCGTTCGCGGCGACCAAGACCGGCACCCTGATCCACGTCTTCCTCTACGGGGGGCTGGACGGGCTGAGTCTGATCGCCCCGGACAACGACCCCGTGCTCGCCAAGGCCCGCCCCGATCTGCTGCTCGGCAACGACTCGCTGGCCCTGGACCGCGGCTTCAAGCTGACCAGCGCGTTCAAGCCGCTGGAGAAGTGGCTCACGGCCGGCCAGTTGGGCTTCATCCCGGCGGCCTCCGACGAGCGACTGTCGCGTAGCCACTTCCAGGCGGCGGACGCCTGCAACCTGGGCGGGCTCCCCAACGAGACCGGCGGCCGGGGCTGGCTGGACGGTCTGGTCGACAACCTGGGCAAGGGCACCGCGTTCCGCAGCGTCGGAATCGGCAGCACCCTGCCGCGCTCACTGGTGGGCAACAACGGCGCACTGTCGCTGAACAACGTCGGGTCGTTGCGGCTCAACGGCGACGAGCGCTTCCGGGCCGCCACCGAGAAGGCCATCAAGGGGCTCTTCACCGGGATCAACCACCCGGTCGAGGAGGCCGTGCAGGAGGGCATGGGCGCGCTGGCCACCGCCCAGCAGTTGGCCGCCAAGCCGTACGAGCCGGTCGAGGGTGTCAAGTACGAGGGCGTCGGCAACGCCTTCAAGCAACTCGCCCAGCTGATCAAGGGTGGCGCCAACGTCCGGGTCGCCACCGTCGGCATGGGCGGTTACGACACCCACGAGAACCAGGGCACCAGTGCGGGCGGCCAACTGCACCGCCGGTTGAACGAGCTGGCCAACGCGATGGCCGCCTTCTTCACCGACCTCGGCCCGCAGGCCGCCGACGTGACGATCATGGTGTCCAGCGAGTTCGGCCGTCGGGTCGGCTCCAACAGTGGCGGCAGCGACCACGGGCACGGCGGGGTGGTCACCCTGCTCTCCGGCAAGAAACTGGCCGGCTCGGTGCTCGGCAACTGGAACGGTCTGGACAAGCTGGACTCCGGTGACGTGCCCGAGTACAACAACATGTTCAACATCTACGGCGCGGTGGCTCAGGGCCGGTTCGGTCTCACCAACGCCGAGGTCGAGAAGGTCTTCCCCCGCCAGAAGTACGCCCCGATGAAGCTGTACGCGTGA